GAGATCACCGACGCCCGTAGGTGTGCTCCTCATCCGGCACAAACAACTTTCGAGGCATAGGAACCTCGTTATGCGGCATGGAAGACGACGTTAACCGCGCCTCACGATCCGCATACAGCATCCTCGCCGCAGTAAGGCACTGAGCGATTCCGAACGCTAGCAAGTAAATGTACACAGCCCACGAAAGAGCGCGCGGAGTGAGGATCTCGGCCCACCTGATGCGGATGAACCCGTACACCACCGCGAACACAAATGCGATGACGGCTGCGGCATAGTTCCAATGGCTAAGACTGCGGTTAGCCGTATGTCTCGCAACGACTGTTTCGCCGACTCCCGCCATGAGTGCCTGGAGGGCAGCGAGGCTTAAGAACCACTCCAAGCGAACCTGGTTGTAAACCACTGAGAGCAGCAGTAGACCGATAATCACGCCCATAAGACCCTGCAGGCGAAGCGCCGTCCTTATCTTCTGTCGTTCGACCATGAAGCTTGAAACAAAAATCAGGACGCTATCGAACACTCCGTATCCAGCCAAGCCGGCTATGGCGACGACTATCGCAATCGGCAGCAGAAGAATGGTTTTCGCCATATCCGGAATGATGAGGATCGCGCTGCCGGCGAGCAGTGCCACCAACCCCCGCGCCAGTACGGTGATCCAGAAGTGCACATCTCGCTTCATACAGCCTCCTTCTTGTGCGCTGATTAAGGATTTCAGGAGGTCGTGATGGCGCGCGGTGATAGGTGACGTTCAGACTTGTGATCACCGTCACTCCAAACCGTGATAGCCCTTACCGCGCTATGTCTTCTGGCCCCCTAGGCTGAGCGTAACCATGCAAGACCAGGGTAGTAAGGAGGTACGAGATGGCGGTAATAGGAGATGCAGTCGGCCTAACACTCGATCAGATTGTTGTTGCCACGGATTTCACGCCAGTATCAGAGATGGCTGTCAGTTACGCCGCCGGATTCGCGAAATGGTTCGATTCGAAGCTGACCGTTGCTCACGTGGTGGACCTTTCGGCTGCAACTCAAATGGATGCAGGTCTACTGGGGATTTCGATTGACACGATGCGGCGGCACAGCGCTGAGAAGGTCGAGAATTTGCTGAACGATCTGTCACTGGACGGAGTCCATGCTCTGGGAAGGACGCTCGAGGCTCACAATCCTGCTGCCAAGGTCGTCTGTTTGGCGAACGAGATCCGCGCAAGTCTGCTGGTCATCGGAACGCATTCCAGAACCGGCCTGAACAGGATGATTCTTGGTTCTTTCGCCGAAGGCGTGATTCATCACGCGAACTGCCCGGTTCTCACCATTGGTCCAAAAGTGAAGGTGCCGCCGATGGAGGACCTTCCATTTCGCACGATCGTGTTTGCAACTGACCTGGAGGATGATTCCGTACAGAAAGCCGGCGTGGCTCTCGCATTCGCGCAGGACAGTCTGGCCAGAATTTACATGTGCCATGTGATTAGCCATGCACCTAGAGATCTCACCAATTCGCTTAAACTTCAGTTCACCGCTGAAAAACGGCTTTCGAAGTTGATTCCGGCTGCAGCTTATGAGTGGTGCAGCCCCGAATGCATCCTGGAGTACGGCAATCCGGCGGAACATATCCTGCACCTTGCTGAGCAGAAGAGGGCAGATTTAATTGTGCTGGGGGCTCGGCGAAACACGAGCTGGTTTACTCATCTCACGCAGGGCACTGTGGCTCACGTCCTCTCAGAGGCAGCCTGCCCGCTCATGACAATCTGTGGAGAGTGAGGTGGGCGACGATGCCGGTCCGGACCTCCCAATTTGCGCTCAAGTGCAGCGAATACGACTGCGGTTCGCTAAGAATGTTCTGCAGCGCCCCATCGGATGTCGTTCAGGATCTGAATTCGATTGGCATGCAAATGCGCCTTCCGAAGGGAACCGTGCTATTCCAACAAGGTGACCCGGGGAGCAGCATTCTGATTCTCTACGAAGGCCAGGTTAAGCTTCAATGCACTTCGCGTGAAGGAAAGCAATCCATTCTGAAGATCGCCATGCCCGGTGATGTGCTGGGGCTTGGAACGGTCATCTCCGGCACCCGCTATGAGGTGACCGCCGAGGTCCTTGAACCAGCAACCGTGAAGAGTATTCGGAAGGAGGAGTTCCTTTCATTTCTAAAGCGCCACAACGAGCTAAGCATTCCCGCAGCCCGTGTCCTTTCGGAGGAGCATAAATCGGCATTCTTCGACGAGCGTCAAACGGTGACCTACCCTTCGGCCGCCAGCCGACTGGCCTGCATACTTCTCGACCTCAGCCGCAAGGCACCAGGCGAACGCGGCCGGCGCTGCTTCACAATGGCATTGACTCATGAGGAGCTCGCTAACTTGGCTGGAACCTCCCGCGAGACAATCACTCGCATGCTCGGCCGATTCCGGCGGGAGGGATGGCTTCGCGTCGAGGGATCGTCGATGACAATCCTGGATCCAGAATGCCTCATACAACTCGTGTCCTAACCTCGCGTGATCGCTGTCACTGCTTGCGAGGGCGCTCGTTGCTAGGCTCCTGCGTGATAGATGAGGTCAGCAACTATGAACCAGACAATCGAAGCGACAAAAAGTGAACTGCCGGTCGGATTACCGAAGTTCGAAAAGGTACTGCTCTGCACAGACTTTTCGCCAGCCTCAAAAGCTGCTGCCGATGCAGCTATGCAGTTATGCAGGGGAAGAGAGACGCATTTGACCGTGATGCACGTCTCGGAGTATGGGCCGATGCCGGCCATCACTGATGAAGCGCTGGATTATGTTTTGGGGCTTGTAGAAGAAGAACGTCGCAAACTGAAGAGTGTGACGGACGAGTTTGTGAAAAGTGGGATTCATGCTGAATCCGTCATGGATGAGGGAAGCGCGGCGGGGATAATTGTCGAGCACATCGGGCGGTGCCATATTGATCTGGCCATTCTCGGTACGAGTGGAGCAAATGGGTTAGATCGACTCTTATTTGGATCAACGGCAGAGTCGATCTTCCGCCGTGCCGCGTGCCCCATCCTCACCGTCGGGCCGAAGCTGGGATCTGTTGCGATGAACACTGTAGGAAGGCCAGTCATCTTCGCTACCGACTTCAATGACAGCTCTCTCGACGCACTGCGGCATGCTGCATCCCTTGCAGAGATTATCGGGTCACCCCTTCACGTCGTTCATGTGCTGCCGGCGACCGCCAATCAAGGGACGGATTTGGTTCCCGCGATCGTAGGAGATGCCCTTCGTCTTGTGGCAACGCGAATCCCGCCTGACGGCTCAGTTCCGCAATGCCAAATCTTGCGAGGCAGCGATGTCTCTCACGCTGTGGTGGAATACGCGAATGCGCAAAATGCTGCCTTCATCGTGCTTGGCATCCGCAGGAAATCGGCTATCGCTGCTCATCTACCTCCGCATCGTACCTTCCGTATCATTTTGACGGCACCATGCCCGGTCCTCACCGTGGCGTATGAGATATAGCCGCTAACCATGGAGCGCATCCCAGTCGATACAGGGCGCGATGAGTGCTATTTGGTCTTGGCCACCATCGCGCCTGTTGGTAGCTGTTGCACCTTCCAGCCGCCTCCCAAAGCCTGGATCAACTGGACGGCTGCCGTCATCTGCTGAGCCCGAATCTGCACCGCCGTCTCTTGATAGTTGAGGAGCGTTTGCTGGGCTTGGATGACATTAAGGTAAGGATCGAGCCCGGCTCTGTATCGGACGGTTGCCTCATCAAACGCTCGTTGTGCCGCAGCTATAGCCTGATTCTGCTGTTCCAACTCTCCGGCCAGTACATGCGAAGCTACCAGGCTATCTTCCACCTGCTGGAAAGCTGTCAACGTGGTTTGTCTGTAAGAGGCGATCGCAGCGTCATATTGAGAGCGATATTGCTGAACCGTCGCCCTCCTCAACCCAGCATCAAAGATGGTTTCCGTAATTGCTGGTCCAAGTGCCCAGATGCGACTGGGCCATGTAAACCAGTCGGATGCGCTGAGTCCGGTAAATCCTGCGGTTCCGGAGAGGGTGACATTTGGGAAGTAGGCGCTCTTCGCGACTCCGACTTGTGCATTCGCTTGGGCCAGCGTACGCTCGGCTGCCGCGATGTCGGGACGTCGTTCAAGGAGTTCCGATGGAACTCCCACCGGCACGGCCGGCGGGATCAACTCGGCGACAGCCGGAGAGAGGCTGAAATCGGCCGGTGCCTTTCCCAGCAATACGGCGACGGCATGTTCATACTGTGCCCGCGCTATGCGCACGCTCTCCCGTTGCACCTGAACGGAACGAAGCTGTGCCTCGGCAGCTGAAACTGCCTCGTCGGTTGTCAACCCGGAACGATAGAGAGTCTGGGTCAGATCCAACGTCTGCCGATCGGACGCTACCGTGTCGTCGAGCAATTTTGCCAGTAAGTCCTGCGTCCGGACGAAGTAGTAATCCATCGCTAACTGCGCCTGGACGGTAAGACGAACATTTGCGAGGGTTGCGGCATCGGCCTGGGCGGCGAACACCGCCGAATGCACTGAGTTCCGCACACGCCCCCACAGATCGGGTTCCCAGGATGCCTCCACTGGAAGTGAATATTCTGCGTACGTCGTTCCAGAAGTAAGATTCGCAGCCGGAAACACAGAGCTCCTGGAGTATCCGATAGAAGCGCCAGCAGTAAGAGAAGGAAAATACTGCGAGCGGACCTCGCGAACAATCGCACGTGCCGTCGCATAGTTTGCTGCTGCTGCCGCTATGTTCTGGTTCGAGATAACAACTTCTGTCTCAAGCGTATTCAATTCCTGATCGGTGAAACTTTCCCACCACCGGCCACGCGTCAAAGCATCGGCGGGATTGGCCGCCCCCCAACGGACACCACCTACCATTTCACCTGGCGAGAGCTCCTTATATGCTGCCGGTGCTTGAACCGTCGGAGGTACGTATTTTGGCCCAACGGTGCAGCCCAGGAGCAGCGTTCCCAACAGAAGACCGAAGGGAATTCCGATCACGAGCCGTGTTTTAGTTCCCAAGGTAGACATCGACCAACTCTCCGGGGTAGAGGTTCACTCTCTGCGGCTTCGCAAAGCTGAAGATCACCGGCAATACTCGAACGTCGACGCGTTCCTGCCGCTGGTCAGAGAGTTCAATCTTCGGTGAAACAAATGGCTGAATCCGTTCGAACCGGAGCGGAATTTTTGTGTCAGTTCCACGAATTGTCATCTGTGCCTTGATGTTTTCGGGCGCGGGCAGGCGCGATAGAAGAATCTCGTCGATATAGCAGCGAACATGAAGGCGATTCTGCTGCGGGCCGAGCACCAGCACCGGTAGGGATGCTTCCGTGTAGATGTCATAGGCTCCCTGCGGAGAGATGTAGCTGCCAGGAGCCGTGTTCAGCGTAAGCACTGTCGCATCGGTGGGAGCATGTAGCGTGTATTTCGCGAGCAGCGCACTCGATGACAGTGCCGACCTGTGCAGCGCCTCGTATTGCCTTTCCTGATTGCGGATGTCATAGCTCCAGGCGCCCGCCTTGGTGAGCTCGTACTGACGTTGTGCAACGTTCAAATTCGCCTTTGCCACCAACTCAGCGTTGATGGCAGCGTCAAGAGCATCTTTGCTTACGGCACGAAGGTCCTCTTTATACGCAGACTGCTGCTTCGCGAGCTCATCGCTTGTGGTCTTCAGAGATGCTTTAGCGGCTTCCACCTGCGCGACGGCAATCTCCAGGTTTTCTTTCCGTGGTTGTGCGTGTAGCTCCTCGAGCAACGCATGAGCGGCCTGCGCCTGTGATTCCTGCTGCTCGGTTGTGGCTCGTTGCACAGAGTCGTCGATTAGAAGCAGCGGCTGACCAGCATGGACCTTCTGCCCCTCATTCACAAAGATCTTGCTTACTGTTCCTGGAACCTCCGGGTAGACGCTTATATTCGATCCGCTCGTTTGTTCACTTTCCACGATCCCTTCGGCGTAAATGCCTGCGGCATAAGGGTTCGAGGCCGGATTGAATAGTGGCGGTTGTGCCGGCTTTTGAATCGCGAAGACAACAGCTGCAGCGCACCCCAGAAGAATGCCAATCCCCGAAAGAATGAATAGGAGTTTGTCTTTCATTCCTTGCTCCCCGCTCCGCTCAGGAGTTTGCCATCTTCCATGGTCAAGATTCGGGTCGCGAATTCGTTGATACGGGCATCATGAGTCACCACAACAATGCAGCGGTTTCCATTGAGAATGTTCGTTTTCACAAAGGTGAGAATTGACCGGCCGGTATCGCCATCCAACGATGCGGTCGGTTCATCCATGATCAGAATGTCGGGCTGGCTGATCATGGCTCGCGCAATGGCCACGCGTTGTTGTTCGCCTCCACTCAGCTTCACCGGTGGGAGTTGCGCCCGGCTCTTGAGCCCGACCACGTCAAGATATTTCTCCGCCTCTCGGAGAGCCTGATCCCATGGAATGCGTCTCAGAATGAGCGGAATTGCAACGTTTTCGGCGGTCGTAAGGCGAGGAAATAAGTGGTAGTCCTGGAAAACGAACCCGATTCGATTGAGGCGAAAGTCTGCGAGCTTGTCATTGGGCAAAGACCAGATGTCCTGGCCTTCCATCGTCACGGTTCCTTCGTTCGGCCGCAGGATTCCCGACAACATGCTTAGCAGCGTTGTCTTTCCGCTGCCAGAGGGCCCGACAATGTACACGATTTCGCCGAGGTAGGTCACAAGATCGACCGCTCTAACCGCATTGGTGCGAGCGTCGCCCTCACCAAACCATTTGGTGAGACCGATCGCCTGTATCGCAACCTGTGACATGGTTATCCCCGGAATATCTCGAAGGGTTCAATCCGGAGCACCTTGCGGACTCCGATGTAGCCAGAGATGGCTGCGATGATTAGCACCATTGAAAGTCCGAGAGCAAGATTTAGAAATGTGATCATCGATGCGTAATCGGGAATACGAAGCCGAGCCATGGCGATCACACACGTGCACAAGCCAATGCCGAGTCCGTATCCGATCAGCCCTGTAAATCCCGCCTGAAAAACGATCATGTTTACGAGATCGCGGTTTTTTGCACCGATCGCCTTCAAAGCCCCAAATTTGTCCAGGTTTTCGAGGATGAACGTGTAAAAGGTCTGACCTGAAATCGAAAGACCCACGATGAAGCTGATAGCGGTCATCAGCATGATGTTGAGTCCGAGCGCCGTTTGATATGTGTAGAAGTCCGAAATGCGGCGGATAAACTGGTCCTTTGTCAATGCCAGGTATCCGAGCGCTCGTACCTGTTTTTGGATTTGGACGACATCGGCCTGGGACTTGGGCCTCACGAGAATGTACGAAATCGTATACCGCGGGTTGGGAATGTACTGGATAGCACGCTCATACGTTGTATAGAGCGTGGGTGTTCCAAAGAGACCACTTGTGGTGACTTTCGCGATGCCAATGATCACACCACGGTGATCGTTCAACTCAAACTCCGTTCCGATCTTCGGATTGTTGAGTTTGGCGAACTCTGAGTCGTGGAGAACGATGAACGCGTTCTCGGCATAGATGCTTTCAATTTTCCCCGTTTCCATTTGCGGCCGGCCGTACAGGCTCGTGTCATCAAGCCCGATAACATTGACCGACTGGTAGGTGCCATTTACCAGCCTTACGAGCGCGCCGCCAGAGAACAAGGGGACTGCATAATCGACGCCGTTGATGCTACGTACTGCGTCCAGCGTGTAGTCGGGGATCCCGATGGTGTTTGCGACTGTGTTGACGCTCGGATCCATGATCCAGATCGGC
This Acidobacteriaceae bacterium DNA region includes the following protein-coding sequences:
- a CDS encoding universal stress protein encodes the protein MAVIGDAVGLTLDQIVVATDFTPVSEMAVSYAAGFAKWFDSKLTVAHVVDLSAATQMDAGLLGISIDTMRRHSAEKVENLLNDLSLDGVHALGRTLEAHNPAAKVVCLANEIRASLLVIGTHSRTGLNRMILGSFAEGVIHHANCPVLTIGPKVKVPPMEDLPFRTIVFATDLEDDSVQKAGVALAFAQDSLARIYMCHVISHAPRDLTNSLKLQFTAEKRLSKLIPAAAYEWCSPECILEYGNPAEHILHLAEQKRADLIVLGARRNTSWFTHLTQGTVAHVLSEAACPLMTICGE
- a CDS encoding Crp/Fnr family transcriptional regulator, encoding MRLPKGTVLFQQGDPGSSILILYEGQVKLQCTSREGKQSILKIAMPGDVLGLGTVISGTRYEVTAEVLEPATVKSIRKEEFLSFLKRHNELSIPAARVLSEEHKSAFFDERQTVTYPSAASRLACILLDLSRKAPGERGRRCFTMALTHEELANLAGTSRETITRMLGRFRREGWLRVEGSSMTILDPECLIQLVS
- a CDS encoding universal stress protein, with the translated sequence MNQTIEATKSELPVGLPKFEKVLLCTDFSPASKAAADAAMQLCRGRETHLTVMHVSEYGPMPAITDEALDYVLGLVEEERRKLKSVTDEFVKSGIHAESVMDEGSAAGIIVEHIGRCHIDLAILGTSGANGLDRLLFGSTAESIFRRAACPILTVGPKLGSVAMNTVGRPVIFATDFNDSSLDALRHAASLAEIIGSPLHVVHVLPATANQGTDLVPAIVGDALRLVATRIPPDGSVPQCQILRGSDVSHAVVEYANAQNAAFIVLGIRRKSAIAAHLPPHRTFRIILTAPCPVLTVAYEI
- a CDS encoding efflux transporter outer membrane subunit, which gives rise to MSTLGTKTRLVIGIPFGLLLGTLLLGCTVGPKYVPPTVQAPAAYKELSPGEMVGGVRWGAANPADALTRGRWWESFTDQELNTLETEVVISNQNIAAAAANYATARAIVREVRSQYFPSLTAGASIGYSRSSVFPAANLTSGTTYAEYSLPVEASWEPDLWGRVRNSVHSAVFAAQADAATLANVRLTVQAQLAMDYYFVRTQDLLAKLLDDTVASDRQTLDLTQTLYRSGLTTDEAVSAAEAQLRSVQVQRESVRIARAQYEHAVAVLLGKAPADFSLSPAVAELIPPAVPVGVPSELLERRPDIAAAERTLAQANAQVGVAKSAYFPNVTLSGTAGFTGLSASDWFTWPSRIWALGPAITETIFDAGLRRATVQQYRSQYDAAIASYRQTTLTAFQQVEDSLVASHVLAGELEQQNQAIAAAQRAFDEATVRYRAGLDPYLNVIQAQQTLLNYQETAVQIRAQQMTAAVQLIQALGGGWKVQQLPTGAMVAKTK
- a CDS encoding biotin/lipoyl-binding protein codes for the protein MKDKLLFILSGIGILLGCAAAVVFAIQKPAQPPLFNPASNPYAAGIYAEGIVESEQTSGSNISVYPEVPGTVSKIFVNEGQKVHAGQPLLLIDDSVQRATTEQQESQAQAAHALLEELHAQPRKENLEIAVAQVEAAKASLKTTSDELAKQQSAYKEDLRAVSKDALDAAINAELVAKANLNVAQRQYELTKAGAWSYDIRNQERQYEALHRSALSSSALLAKYTLHAPTDATVLTLNTAPGSYISPQGAYDIYTEASLPVLVLGPQQNRLHVRCYIDEILLSRLPAPENIKAQMTIRGTDTKIPLRFERIQPFVSPKIELSDQRQERVDVRVLPVIFSFAKPQRVNLYPGELVDVYLGN
- a CDS encoding ABC transporter ATP-binding protein, which codes for MTYLGEIVYIVGPSGSGKTTLLSMLSGILRPNEGTVTMEGQDIWSLPNDKLADFRLNRIGFVFQDYHLFPRLTTAENVAIPLILRRIPWDQALREAEKYLDVVGLKSRAQLPPVKLSGGEQQRVAIARAMISQPDILIMDEPTASLDGDTGRSILTFVKTNILNGNRCIVVVTHDARINEFATRILTMEDGKLLSGAGSKE
- a CDS encoding ABC transporter permease, coding for MSGILKLAFKLLVNDRAKFNGLLIGITFAVFLMIAMTSMFAGVLNRASSTVINIGAPIWIMDPSVNTVANTIGIPDYTLDAVRSINGVDYAVPLFSGGALVRLVNGTYQSVNVIGLDDTSLYGRPQMETGKIESIYAENAFIVLHDSEFAKLNNPKIGTEFELNDHRGVIIGIAKVTTSGLFGTPTLYTTYERAIQYIPNPRYTISYILVRPKSQADVVQIQKQVRALGYLALTKDQFIRRISDFYTYQTALGLNIMLMTAISFIVGLSISGQTFYTFILENLDKFGALKAIGAKNRDLVNMIVFQAGFTGLIGYGLGIGLCTCVIAMARLRIPDYASMITFLNLALGLSMVLIIAAISGYIGVRKVLRIEPFEIFRG